A DNA window from Hevea brasiliensis isolate MT/VB/25A 57/8 unplaced genomic scaffold, ASM3005281v1 Scaf309, whole genome shotgun sequence contains the following coding sequences:
- the LOC131177006 gene encoding uncharacterized protein LOC131177006, with protein MQGEKLSKNDAARKIMQGYTGVLLDAYYICTTAPDIMYGTSILSEFKQSPCEVHYRAAKRVMQYVKGTTDFGVLYAKHAEVKLMGFNDSDWLNATEVLSGNKSAVSIVKNLVFHGKTKNIKIKYHFLREVEKEVQVKLKNCSSEDQVAKFKEELLMTTNRNCGFDKISQ; from the exons ATGCAAGGTGAAAAGCTTAGCAAAAATGATGCAGCACGGAAGATTATGCAAGGCTATACAGGAGTCTTATTGGATGCCTACTATATCTGTACCACTGCACCGGATATTATGTATGGAACAAGCATACTTTCCGAGTTTAAGCAGAGCCCATGTGAAGTGCATTATAGAGCTGCAAAGAGGGTGATGCAATATGTGAAAGGAACAACAGACTTTGGTGTATTATATGCAAAACATGCAGAAGTAAAACTAATGGGCTTCAATGATAGTGATTGG CTAAATGCTACTGAGGTGCTAAGTGGCAATAAATCTGCTGTTTCTATTGTAAAAAATCTAGTCTTTCATGGAAagactaaaaatattaaaatcaaatatcACTTCCTTAGAGAAGTTGAGAAGGAAGTtcaagtgaaattgaagaattgcagCTCAGAGGATCAAGTCGCTAAATTTAAGGAGGAGTTGTTGATG ACTACCAACAGAAACTGTGGTTTTGACAAGATTTCACAATGA
- the LOC131177007 gene encoding putative B3 domain-containing protein At2g27410 has protein sequence MHEEWWHKIQAKGGIDVKLVIMKQKFATDLNTHHDRFSIPFKQIRDFSFLIEDEKRKLKEPKEKIPVTLMELCGSESEMWLRQWNLKSSSTYVLTSSWKKVLERNHRGSSGSSNKMT, from the coding sequence ATGCACGAGGAATGGTGGCATAAAATTCAAGCAAAAGGAGGCATTGATGTGAAGTTGGTAATAATGAAACAGAAGTTTGCCACTGATTTGAATACTCACCACGATCGTTTCTCAATCCCCTTTAAGCAGATAAGAGATTTCAGTTTTCTTATAGAGGATGAGAAGAGAAAGTTAAAGGAGCCCAAGGAGAAAATACCAGTTACACTCATGGAACTTTGTGGTTCTGAGTCTGAGATGTGGCTAAGGCAATGGAATTTGAAAAGTAGCAGTACCTATGTGTTGACATCTAGTTGGAAGAAAGTCTTGGAAAGGAATCATCGAGGATCATCGGGAAGTTCAAACAAAATGACATAG